Part of the Pseudomonas lijiangensis genome is shown below.
AGGCGGTGGCGGCACGTGGATGCAGGCACCCGGATAAGGGACGAGGAAGAATAAAGTACTGTGGCCCTTGGCATCGGTTTCCAGCGGTACCGGATAACCGCCGAGGCGGATCGTCTTGCCATTCATGTCGGCCACGGTCTTGGTCGAATACATGACGGCGGGCAGCCCTTTGCTCTGCTTCAAACCACCCTTGCTGTCGAAGGTCCCCATGGCTTCAGGGGAGTTGTGATCGATTTCGGGCATGGCTTCGAGGGCTTTCTGGTCCGACTTGGGCATGAGCTCAAGCCAGTCGGTCTCGGGAATCTCGGCATGCACGAGGCCGGATACCAGTAACAGGGTCATCAACAGAAAACGACGCATCATAGAGCTCGGCAAGGGCAGGAAAGACTGCGGCGCATTCTAGCCCTCTGCACATTGCAGAGGGCCATTAAATGAAGATCAGCTCTTCTTTTTAATCATGCCGAAGATAAACAGCAGGATGATTGCACCGACCAGCGCGCCCAGGAAACCTGCGCCCTCACCCGCCTGATAGATGCCCAGCGCCTGACCGCCATAGGTCGCAGCCAGAGAACCGCCGATGCCCAGCAGAATGGTCATGATCCAGCCCATGCTGTCATCGCCTGGCTTGAGAAAGCGCGCCAGCAGGCCGACGATCAAGCCGATAAAGATGGTTCCGATAATGCCCATGTCATTTCCCCCAGTGTGTTGGACACGCCAAGACCCGATTGCAGCCTTGGCTTACTGCTATCTGAGAACACGGAGAGAGGATTGGTTCCAGGCCCCTTGAAAACAAAGGGCCCGGAATCAGAGGCAATCAGTTTTGAATCAGTGCCTCGACCAGCTTGACCTGACGGTCCAGGGTCGCACGATCGGCGCTGCGCACGGTGGCATGACCCACCTTGCGACCGGCCTTGAAGGCTTTGCCGTAGTGATGCAGATGGCA
Proteins encoded:
- a CDS encoding GlsB/YeaQ/YmgE family stress response membrane protein, whose amino-acid sequence is MGIIGTIFIGLIVGLLARFLKPGDDSMGWIMTILLGIGGSLAATYGGQALGIYQAGEGAGFLGALVGAIILLFIFGMIKKKS
- a CDS encoding DUF3299 domain-containing protein, which translates into the protein MRRFLLMTLLLVSGLVHAEIPETDWLELMPKSDQKALEAMPEIDHNSPEAMGTFDSKGGLKQSKGLPAVMYSTKTVADMNGKTIRLGGYPVPLETDAKGHSTLFFLVPYPGACIHVPPPPPNQLVLVRYPKGLKLDDIYTPLWVVGTLKVEKVSNDLADAAYAMDASKVRVVVDSDL